Proteins co-encoded in one Erinaceus europaeus chromosome 2, mEriEur2.1, whole genome shotgun sequence genomic window:
- the GFOD2 gene encoding glucose-fructose oxidoreductase domain-containing protein 2 — protein sequence MKMLPGVGVFGTGSSARVLVPLLRAEGFTVEALWGKTEEEAKQLAEEMNISFYTSRTDDVLLHQDVDLVCINIPPPLTRQISVKALGIGKNVVCEKAATSVDAFRMVTASRYYPQLMSLVGNVLRFLPAFVRMKQLIAEHYVGAVMICDARIYSGSLLSPSYGWICDELMGGGGLHTMGTYIVDLLTHLTGQRAEKVHGLLKTFVRQNAAICGIRHVTSDDFCFFQMLMGGGVCSTVTLNFNMPGAFVHEVMVVGSAGRLVARGADLYGQKNSATQEELLLRDSLAMDTGLPEQGPQDVPLLYLKGMVYMVQALRQSFQGQGDRRTWDHSPVSMAASFEDGLYMQSVVDAIKRSNRSGEWESVEVLTEEPDANQNLCEVLQRNNL from the exons ATGAAGATGCTCCCAGGAGTGGGTGTGTTTGGGACGGGCAGCTCCGCCCGAGTTCTGGTCCCACTGCTGAGGGCAGAAGGGTTCACGGTGGAGGCCCTGTGGGGAAAGACTGAGGAGGAAGCAAAGCAGCTTGCTGAGGAGATGAACATCTCCTTCTATACCAGCCGGACCGATGACGTCTTGCTGCATCAAGATGTGGATCTGGTGTGCATCAATATCCCTCCTCCGCTCACCCGGCAGATATCTGTGAAGGCGCTCG GTATTGGGAAGAATGTGGTTTGTGAAAAGGCAGCTACATCAGTGGATGCCTTCCGGATGGTGACAGCCTCTCGCTACTACCCCCAGCTGATGAGCCTGGTGGGGAACGTACTGCGCTTCCTGCCTGCCTTTGTGCGCATGAAGCAGCTGATTGCAGAGCACTATGTGGGCGCTGTGATGATCTGCGATGCCCGTATCTACTCGGGCAGCCTGCTCAGCCCCAGCTATGGCTGGATCTGTGATGAGCTCATGGGAGGTGGCGGCCTGCACACCATGGGCACCTACATTGTAGATCTGTTGACCCACCTGACAGGTCAGAGAGCCGAAAAGGTGCATGGACTGCTCAAGACCTTCGTGAGGCAGAATGCAGCCATCTGTGGCATCCGGCATGTCACCAGTGACGACTTCTGTTTCTTTCAGATGCTCATGGGTGGAGGTGTATGTAGCACAGTCACACTCAATTTCAACATGCCAGGGGCCTTTGTGCATGAGGTTATGGTGGTGGGCTCTGCAGGACGCCTTGTGGCCCGGGGGGCTGACCTCTATGGGCAGAAGAACTCTGCCACACAGGAAGAACTCCTGCTGAGGGACTCACTGGCCATGGACACAGGGCTGCCTGAGCAGGGCCCCCAGGACGTCCCACTGCTCTACCTGAAGGGCATGGTGTACATGGTGCAGGCCTTGCGCCAGTCCTTCCAGGGTCAGGGGGACCGCCGCACATGGGACCACTCCCCTGTCTCCATGGCTGCCTCATTCGAGGATGGGCTATACATGCAGAGTGTGGTGGACGCCATCAAAAGATCAAACCGATCTGGGGAGTGGGAGTCTGTGGAGGTGCTGACtgaggagcctgatgccaaccagAACCTGTGTGAGGTGCTACAGCGGAATAATCTGTGA